From the Actinomycetota bacterium genome, the window CTGAGATTCACTCTTGATATCAATGCGCCATCCGGTCAATTTTGCAGCTAAACGGGCATTTTGTCCTTCCTTTCCAATGGCCAGAGATAGCTGATTATCGGGGACGATGACCTCACTTTGATGCTCTTTTTCATTGATTATAACCTCTTTTACCCTTGCTGGGCTGAGAGCGTTGGCTACAAAGACTGCGGGATCCTCGCTCCACTGAACTATATCGATCTTCTCTCCCCTAAGCTCGCTTACCACCATTCGGACGCGAGAACCCCTTGGCCCCACACAAGCCCCCACGGGATCGATGCTCGGATCCCTAGAGGCTACGGCTATTTTTGATCTTTGTCCGGGTTCTCTGGCTACTGCTTTTATCTCTACGAATCCATCATAGATCTCAGGCACTTCGAGTTCAAAAAGTCTTTTTAAAAGTCCTGGGTGGGTGCGGGATACGATGATTTGTGGTTCTTTTGTAGTTCGCCGAACCTCAACGATATAGGCTTTGAGCCGTGTTCCATGTTCATACCTCTCTATAGAGATTTGTTCACTTGGGGGAAGGAGAGCTTCCACCCTACCCAAGTTTAGGAGGGTATACCGCTGATCATTCTGCTGGATGATACCAGTAACGATGTCGCCTTCCCTATCGGCATATTCTTCGTACATCATCTCCCGCTCTGCTTCTCTGATTCTCTGCAGGATTACTTGCTTTGCAGTCTGAGCGGCAATCCGACCGAAGTTATGGGGGGTCACCTCAACCTCTTCGACTCTGGGCTCTTTCCCCTCCTCTTCTACCGTCTCTTGGGAGAATACCTTAATCTCCCCCGTTTCCCGATCGATTTCAACCCGAACATTTGGAACTCGACCATAATTGCGTTTATACGCCGAGACCAGAGCGGCTTTTAAAGCCTCAAGTATGGTGTCGGGGTCGATTCTTCTTTCTCTCTCTATTTGCCTCAAAGCTTCGATGAGTTTTGAATTCATGGAACC encodes:
- the nusA gene encoding transcription termination factor NusA → MNSKLIEALRQIERERRIDPDTILEALKAALVSAYKRNYGRVPNVRVEIDRETGEIKVFSQETVEEEGKEPRVEEVEVTPHNFGRIAAQTAKQVILQRIREAEREMMYEEYADREGDIVTGIIQQNDQRYTLLNLGRVEALLPPSEQISIERYEHGTRLKAYIVEVRRTTKEPQIIVSRTHPGLLKRLFELEVPEIYDGFVEIKAVAREPGQRSKIAVASRDPSIDPVGACVGPRGSRVRMVVSELRGEKIDIVQWSEDPAVFVANALSPARVKEVIINEKEHQSEVIVPDNQLSLAIGKEGQNARLAAKLTGWRIDIKSESQAREEKAKAEAEVEKAAEEERCQALTSSGKRCKNKAKPGSNYCGIHQKLEKVK